A window from Citrus sinensis cultivar Valencia sweet orange chromosome 3, DVS_A1.0, whole genome shotgun sequence encodes these proteins:
- the LOC102613079 gene encoding serine/arginine-rich splicing factor SR45-like isoform X2 — protein sequence MANPPRGRRSPPSRSASGSSSRSRSRSYSGSDSRSSSRSLSSRSRSLSRSRSLSSSSSPSRSANSRSRSPPPQRNKSPAVAARRGRSPAPPSKRASSPPRKASTENDSLVLYIDSLSRNVNEGHLREIFSNFGEVVDVELVMDRAVNLPRGSGYVRFKTRADAEKAQLYMDGAQIDGNVVHATFTLSLVKKVSPPPKPVAASSKRDSSRTDNVSADIEKDGPKRPREPSPRRKPPPSPRRRSPGPRRGGSPRRPPDSPPRRRIESPIRRRLESPYRRGETPPRRRPASSPRGRSPSPPPRRHRSPARASPRRMRGSPIRRRSPLPPRRRSPPPRRARSPPRKSPLRRRTRSPIRRPLHSRSRSLSPRRGRGPPPRRGRSSSYSSSPSPRRVPRRISRSRSPKRPLRGRSTSNSSSSSSPPRKP from the exons ATGGCGAATCCACCGCGGGGCCGACGCTCGCCACCGTCGAGGTCCGCTTCCGGATCATCATCCCGGTCCCGTTCACGCTCCTACTCCGGTTCAGACTCCCGGTCCAGCTCCCGTTCTCTCTCCTCCCGCTCTAGATCCCTTTCTCGCTCGCGCTCTttatcttcctcttcttctccttctcgtAGCGCCAACTCTCGCAGCCGCAGCCCCCCACCTCAACGCAATAAGAG TCCTGCTGTGGCAGCCAGGCGAGGTCGCTCCCCAGCTCCTCCATCTAAAAGAGCTTCTTCACCCCCAAG GAAAGCTTCCACAGAAAATGATTCTCTTGTTCTCTACATTGACTCACTCAGCAGGAATGTGAATGAAGGCCATTTGAGAGAAATATTCA GTAACTTTGGTGAAGTTGTGGATGTCGAGTTGGTTATGGACCGCGCT GTTAATCTTCCAAGAGGAAGTGGATATGTTCGTTTCAAGACAAGGGCAGATGCTGAAAAGGCACAATTATACATGGATGGT GCCCAAATTGATGGGAATGTTGTTCATGCAACATTCACATTGTCTTTGGTGAAAAAAGTTTCACCGCCTCCAAAGCCTGTTGCAGCTTCTTCAAAGAGAGATAGTTCGAGAACTGATAATGTCAGTGCTGATATTGAGAAGGATGGGCCAAAACGACCAAGAGAAC CCTCTCCCCGTCGGAAGCCACCCCCCTCGCCACGGAGGAGATCTCCTGGACCTAGAAGAGGTGGATCTCCGAGACGACCACCAGATTCTCCTCCACGTAGACGCATCGAGTCTCCCATTCGTCGTCGATTGGAATCTCCTTATCGCCGAGGTGAGACCCCTCCGAGGCGGAGACCTGCTTCTTCACCTAGGGGTCGCTCTCCCTCCCCTCCACCTAGGCGGCATAGATCTCCTGCAAG GGCCTCTCCCCGAAGAATGCGTGGTAGTCCTATCCGACGGCGTTCTCCTCTTCCTCCAAGGCGCCG TTCGCCTCCCCCTAGACGAGCTCGTTCTCCTCCTAGAAAGTCTCCACTCCGTAGACGCACTCGCTCTCCAATTCGCAGGCCTTTGCACTCTCGTTCAAGATCTCTTTCACCAAGGAG AGGGCGAGGGCCACCTCCCAGACGTGGGCGATCATCATCCTACTCTTCATCACCTAGTCCGCGCAGG GTACCTCGAAGGATATCAAGGAGTCGTAGTCCTAAaag GCCTTTGAGAGGAAGAAGCACtagcaacagcagcagcagcagttcCCCACCTCGTAAGCCATAG
- the LOC102613079 gene encoding serine/arginine-rich splicing factor SR45-like isoform X1 → MANPPRGRRSPPSRSASGSSSRSRSRSYSGSDSRSSSRSLSSRSRSLSRSRSLSSSSSPSRSANSRSRSPPPQRNKSPAVAARRGRSPAPPSKRASSPPRKASTENDSLVLYIDSLSRNVNEGHLREIFSNFGEVVDVELVMDRAVNLPRGSGYVRFKTRADAEKAQLYMDGAQIDGNVVHATFTLSLVKKVSPPPKPVAASSKRDSSRTDNVSADIEKDGPKRPREPSPRRKPPPSPRRRSPGPRRGGSPRRPPDSPPRRRIESPIRRRLESPYRRGETPPRRRPASSPRGRSPSPPPRRHRSPARASPRRMRGSPIRRRSPLPPRRRSPPPRRARSPPRKSPLRRRTRSPIRRPLHSRSRSLSPRRGRGPPPRRGRSSSYSSSPSPRRQVPRRISRSRSPKRPLRGRSTSNSSSSSSPPRKP, encoded by the exons ATGGCGAATCCACCGCGGGGCCGACGCTCGCCACCGTCGAGGTCCGCTTCCGGATCATCATCCCGGTCCCGTTCACGCTCCTACTCCGGTTCAGACTCCCGGTCCAGCTCCCGTTCTCTCTCCTCCCGCTCTAGATCCCTTTCTCGCTCGCGCTCTttatcttcctcttcttctccttctcgtAGCGCCAACTCTCGCAGCCGCAGCCCCCCACCTCAACGCAATAAGAG TCCTGCTGTGGCAGCCAGGCGAGGTCGCTCCCCAGCTCCTCCATCTAAAAGAGCTTCTTCACCCCCAAG GAAAGCTTCCACAGAAAATGATTCTCTTGTTCTCTACATTGACTCACTCAGCAGGAATGTGAATGAAGGCCATTTGAGAGAAATATTCA GTAACTTTGGTGAAGTTGTGGATGTCGAGTTGGTTATGGACCGCGCT GTTAATCTTCCAAGAGGAAGTGGATATGTTCGTTTCAAGACAAGGGCAGATGCTGAAAAGGCACAATTATACATGGATGGT GCCCAAATTGATGGGAATGTTGTTCATGCAACATTCACATTGTCTTTGGTGAAAAAAGTTTCACCGCCTCCAAAGCCTGTTGCAGCTTCTTCAAAGAGAGATAGTTCGAGAACTGATAATGTCAGTGCTGATATTGAGAAGGATGGGCCAAAACGACCAAGAGAAC CCTCTCCCCGTCGGAAGCCACCCCCCTCGCCACGGAGGAGATCTCCTGGACCTAGAAGAGGTGGATCTCCGAGACGACCACCAGATTCTCCTCCACGTAGACGCATCGAGTCTCCCATTCGTCGTCGATTGGAATCTCCTTATCGCCGAGGTGAGACCCCTCCGAGGCGGAGACCTGCTTCTTCACCTAGGGGTCGCTCTCCCTCCCCTCCACCTAGGCGGCATAGATCTCCTGCAAG GGCCTCTCCCCGAAGAATGCGTGGTAGTCCTATCCGACGGCGTTCTCCTCTTCCTCCAAGGCGCCG TTCGCCTCCCCCTAGACGAGCTCGTTCTCCTCCTAGAAAGTCTCCACTCCGTAGACGCACTCGCTCTCCAATTCGCAGGCCTTTGCACTCTCGTTCAAGATCTCTTTCACCAAGGAG AGGGCGAGGGCCACCTCCCAGACGTGGGCGATCATCATCCTACTCTTCATCACCTAGTCCGCGCAGG CAGGTACCTCGAAGGATATCAAGGAGTCGTAGTCCTAAaag GCCTTTGAGAGGAAGAAGCACtagcaacagcagcagcagcagttcCCCACCTCGTAAGCCATAG